In the genome of Zobellia nedashkovskayae, the window GCTGCGCTATTATTTTTAAATATGAATACGATTTCTTTGGAAGCTGTATTGATATCTCTTTAAGCCGGTCCAAATTGTTTTCATTGGCAAACATCTCCTTCTTGATCATTTGCCAATCTTTCTTGTCATCGGAAGCCCAAATGGAGACAAATTTCAATGGTAAAAATAGACTAGAATAGAAAGTAAGCGGATATGGTTAAAATAGTGCCGACGCTTGATAAAATCGGAAAAAGGATAAACGCAATTTTAAGGTTAATTTGTAATAGGTTCAAAATGTTGTTTTATGCTTTTTACCATAATCTACTTTTAAATCGTTTTATAAAACTCGATAAAAATGAACATCCGCATCCTCGCTCTTATCTGTTTAGGGCTATTATTTAGCTGTAAGAACACTACAACTCCTCCAAAAAAAGAAAATGCAAAGCAACCCAATATTTTATTTCTAGCTATAGATGACCTTAGGCCAGAGCTTGGTGTATATGGCTCTGATATTGCCATCACTCCAAATATTGATGCGTTGGCCCAAGACGGACTTCGCTTTAATAATGCCTATTGCCAACAAGCCATTTGCAGCCCCTCTAGAGCAAGTTTAATGACAGGTGCCCGACCAGAAACCATACAGGTAATTGAAAATTTTACCTACTTCAGAGATAAAAATCCGGATATCGTAACCATTCCTCAGCATTTCAAAAACAATGGCTATGAGGCGGTATATACCGGAAAAATATATCATGGGAAATATAACGACCCTGAGCTTTCTTGGAGCAGAGAACCGGTTAAGATGAGCAAAACCGATGTTAAATTCGGTTTTAAATTACCGGAAAACATAAAAATGCAAAAAGAAAATAGCGCTGCCATGGTTGCTAAATACGGAGAGAATGCATTAAGAAATGGTCTTGGTAAAGGTCCTTCTTACGAATTTGCCGATTTTCCAGATAACGCCTATGAAGACGGATTCAATACTGATCTGGCCATTGCCACCATGAAAGATATGCTTCAGAAAAATCCTGAAAAGCCTTTCTTCTTAGGTATGGGAATGAAAAAACCACACTTAGATTGGATTGCCCCAAAGAAATATTGGGATATGTACGATGAGGCAGACATAAAACTTGCAGCCCAGGACAAAGCTCCAAATGACGGAGCTACCATGGGATTACACGCTTCCTTTGAATTAAGGGCCAGAGCAGGTATTCCAAAAAAAGGAGATATTTCTCCAGAACAGGCCATAAAACTCAAGCATGCTTATCTAGCTTGTGTTAGTTACGTAGATGCCCAAATTGGCAGAATGCTTACTGCGCTTGAAGATGCGGGGATTAAGGACAATACCATTGTTATTTTGTGGAGTGACCATGGCTGGCATTTAGGTGATATGGGTATTTGGGGAAAAGCGACAAACTATGAAATTGCTACAAGAGTTCCTTTGATAATTTGGACCCCGGATATGGCAAAAGAAACCAGAGGGAAATCTACCGATGCCCTTGTGGAATTAGTAGACATGTATCCTACCTTATGTGATCTTGCGGACATTTCTAAACCCAACACCCTAGAAGGCCAGAGCTTTGCGCCCTTACTTTCCAATCCTGACCAAAAATGGAAAACAGCAGTTTTTTCTCAGTTTCCTACACCAGCACTTCGTGAATGGGCGGCAAATCCACTGTCAAAAGGAATGCGCGAAACTTCTTTTGGACCTTTAATAGAAGAAGTTGAAGGGCGTATAAAAAAACAACAAGGCGAAAAATGGGATCGCGATTTATTTGAAAACCGACTTATGGGCTATTCCATGCGGACTAAAAATTACCGATTTATCGTTTGGAAAGACTATACTGATGCTACTGCAGAACCCATTTTTGTAGAA includes:
- a CDS encoding DUF3999 family protein, translating into MKFVSIWASDDKKDWQMIKKEMFANENNLDRLKEISIQLPKKSYSYLKIIAQPQKGQTIRVNQLFFF
- a CDS encoding sulfatase, whose translation is MNIRILALICLGLLFSCKNTTTPPKKENAKQPNILFLAIDDLRPELGVYGSDIAITPNIDALAQDGLRFNNAYCQQAICSPSRASLMTGARPETIQVIENFTYFRDKNPDIVTIPQHFKNNGYEAVYTGKIYHGKYNDPELSWSREPVKMSKTDVKFGFKLPENIKMQKENSAAMVAKYGENALRNGLGKGPSYEFADFPDNAYEDGFNTDLAIATMKDMLQKNPEKPFFLGMGMKKPHLDWIAPKKYWDMYDEADIKLAAQDKAPNDGATMGLHASFELRARAGIPKKGDISPEQAIKLKHAYLACVSYVDAQIGRMLTALEDAGIKDNTIVILWSDHGWHLGDMGIWGKATNYEIATRVPLIIWTPDMAKETRGKSTDALVELVDMYPTLCDLADISKPNTLEGQSFAPLLSNPDQKWKTAVFSQFPTPALREWAANPLSKGMRETSFGPLIEEVEGRIKKQQGEKWDRDLFENRLMGYSMRTKNYRFIVWKDYTDATAEPIFVELYDHNKDPLETVNIAKDNPQLVAELMQQFNKGWKGNRAEISQTGA